The Apibacter raozihei genome contains a region encoding:
- a CDS encoding T9SS type A sorting domain-containing protein, whose amino-acid sequence MKKSYSALLLFLFVFTFSQSEKLVFDYDISGNQVLRKYQLENQKKFREESSLDALDKSSEKRILIYPNPVETGLFIEWDSSIANLLTKIELVPYNGNAVEEVKFIASERRIWINMAYRLPGVYYFKIYCSNGEVLLHSVIKN is encoded by the coding sequence ATGAAAAAAAGTTACTCTGCCTTACTTTTATTCTTATTCGTATTTACGTTTTCCCAATCAGAAAAATTGGTATTCGATTATGATATTTCGGGTAATCAGGTACTAAGAAAATATCAATTAGAAAATCAAAAGAAATTTAGAGAAGAAAGTTCCTTAGATGCTTTAGATAAGTCTTCAGAAAAAAGAATCCTTATTTATCCTAATCCGGTAGAAACAGGATTATTTATTGAATGGGACTCATCCATAGCCAATCTGTTAACAAAAATAGAATTAGTTCCTTATAATGGCAATGCTGTAGAAGAGGTTAAATTTATAGCTTCAGAAAGAAGAATATGGATAAATATGGCCTACAGATTACCCGGAGTATATTATTTTAAAATTTACTGTTCTAACGGAGAAGTATTACTCCATTCCGTTATAAAAAACTAA
- a CDS encoding prolyl oligopeptidase family serine peptidase, which yields MVKIKVILGGLFIASVLNAQNMKYPVSDKGKVIDEYFGEKIQAPYRWLEDDQSKATADWVQKQNKLTFDYLKKIPYRNQLKEQITRLWNYEKVSAPFEEGEYTYYYKNNGLQPQAVLYRKLTTGGPEETFLDPNNFSKDGTSSLGDISFSKDGNLAAYQISEGGSDWRKVVILDTRSNKQIEDTLKDVKFSGIAWKGSEGFYYSSYDKPKEGSQLAGKTEHHKLYYHTLGEPQSKDKLVFGGESTPRRYIMASVTEDQRYLVITAANSTSGNELYIQDFHSADNNIHKIISGFDNNYEVITSKGDWLYVQTNLNAPNQVLKKFNASKMGSSNLIWADVIPETSSVMNVTSAGGYLFASYITDVHSVVRQYDFNGNLVRMVDLPGEGQTYGFVGKTNQKNIYYSFTNYIYPSSIFQVNVETGKSELYKKPDIKFNPDEYISKQIFYTSKDGTQVPMTITYKKGITLDGTNPTILYGYGGFNISLLPSFSVANAVWLQNGGIYAVANLRGGGEYGREWHDAGTKMKKKNVFEDFIAAGEYLINNHYTSSRYLSIAGGSNGGLLVGAVMTMRPDLAKVALPAVGVLDMLRYHTFTAGAGWAYDYGTANDSKEMFEYLKSYSPVHNVKKGVCYPATLITTGDHDDRVVPSHSYKFAAELQEKQGCSNPALIRIETKAGHGAGKPTELIIEESADKFAFILYNFGIKNLE from the coding sequence ATGGTCAAAATTAAAGTAATACTGGGAGGACTTTTTATTGCCTCAGTTTTAAATGCACAGAATATGAAATATCCGGTAAGCGATAAAGGAAAAGTTATTGACGAATATTTTGGAGAAAAAATTCAGGCACCGTATCGATGGCTGGAAGACGATCAGTCTAAAGCAACGGCAGATTGGGTTCAGAAGCAAAATAAACTGACTTTTGATTACCTGAAAAAAATTCCTTATAGAAATCAGCTTAAAGAGCAGATCACCCGCTTGTGGAACTATGAAAAAGTTTCAGCTCCTTTTGAAGAAGGTGAATACACGTACTATTATAAAAATAACGGATTGCAGCCTCAAGCTGTCTTATATCGGAAACTTACCACTGGTGGACCGGAAGAAACGTTTTTAGATCCTAATAATTTTTCAAAAGACGGAACTTCTTCCCTGGGAGATATTTCATTTAGTAAAGACGGAAATCTGGCTGCGTATCAGATTTCGGAAGGAGGATCTGACTGGAGGAAAGTAGTAATTCTCGATACAAGATCCAATAAACAGATAGAAGATACCCTAAAAGATGTTAAATTTTCAGGAATAGCCTGGAAGGGGAGTGAGGGTTTTTATTATTCCAGTTATGACAAGCCTAAAGAAGGAAGTCAGCTGGCAGGAAAAACAGAACATCATAAACTTTACTATCATACGCTGGGCGAGCCGCAATCCAAGGATAAGCTTGTTTTTGGTGGAGAAAGTACTCCCAGAAGATATATTATGGCATCTGTAACCGAAGATCAGAGATATTTGGTTATTACAGCAGCCAATTCAACTTCCGGAAATGAACTTTACATACAGGATTTTCATTCGGCAGATAACAATATTCACAAAATAATATCAGGATTTGATAACAATTATGAAGTTATAACTTCAAAAGGAGATTGGTTATATGTACAAACAAACCTTAATGCACCCAATCAGGTGCTTAAAAAATTTAATGCATCAAAAATGGGGAGTTCCAATCTTATTTGGGCGGATGTAATTCCTGAAACCAGCTCGGTAATGAACGTTACTTCGGCAGGAGGATATTTATTTGCCTCTTATATCACGGATGTTCATTCAGTGGTTAGGCAGTATGATTTTAATGGGAATCTGGTACGCATGGTTGATTTACCGGGCGAAGGTCAAACCTATGGGTTTGTAGGGAAAACGAATCAGAAAAATATTTATTATTCATTTACGAATTATATATATCCATCGTCAATTTTTCAGGTTAATGTCGAAACAGGTAAATCGGAGCTTTATAAAAAGCCCGACATTAAATTTAATCCCGACGAGTATATAAGCAAACAGATATTTTACACCTCTAAAGATGGGACTCAGGTTCCTATGACGATTACCTATAAAAAAGGAATTACGTTAGACGGTACTAATCCTACGATTTTGTATGGGTATGGAGGATTTAATATAAGTTTACTTCCAAGTTTTTCTGTAGCTAATGCCGTATGGTTACAAAATGGTGGAATTTACGCCGTAGCAAACCTGAGGGGAGGAGGAGAATACGGAAGGGAATGGCATGATGCAGGTACTAAGATGAAAAAGAAGAATGTATTCGAAGATTTCATTGCAGCAGGAGAATATCTGATAAACAATCACTATACTTCCTCCCGATATTTATCAATTGCTGGAGGCTCCAATGGCGGATTGCTGGTAGGAGCAGTAATGACTATGCGACCGGATTTGGCTAAAGTAGCCTTGCCGGCAGTGGGAGTGTTGGACATGCTGAGATATCATACTTTTACAGCAGGAGCAGGCTGGGCCTACGATTACGGTACGGCTAATGATAGCAAAGAAATGTTTGAGTATTTAAAATCATATTCACCCGTGCATAATGTGAAAAAAGGAGTTTGTTATCCTGCTACCCTGATAACCACAGGAGATCACGATGACAGAGTAGTTCCCTCTCATTCCTATAAATTTGCTGCTGAACTACAGGAAAAACAAGGATGTTCAAACCCAGCATTAATAAGAATTGAAACCAAGGCAGGACATGGAGCAGGTAAGCCTACAGAGTTAATCATTGAAGAATCTGCAGATAAATTTGCTTTTATCTTATATAATTTTGGAATTAAAAATTTAGAATAA
- a CDS encoding PfkB family carbohydrate kinase, protein MKLLAIGTVAFDAIETPFGKTDKILGGAATYIALAASKLKAEVNIVSVVGGDFPGSYLDMMVQNNIGIEGIKVIEEGKTFFWAGKYHIDMNNRDTLITELNVLENFDPVIPEEQKKSEIVMLGNLHPAVQLSVIEQMEEKPKLTILDTMDFWMNSTWDLLMEVIAKVDVITINDAEARQLSGEFSLVKAAQKIQEMGPKVVVIKKGEHGALLFNERKIFFAPALPLEDVFDPTGAGDTFAGGFAGYLAETGDLSFENMKKAIIVGSALASFSVEKFGTEKLQELQSKEFEIRLNEFKNLTEYSYDI, encoded by the coding sequence ATGAAATTATTAGCAATAGGAACGGTTGCATTTGATGCTATTGAAACACCGTTTGGTAAAACAGATAAAATTTTAGGTGGAGCTGCTACCTACATAGCTCTAGCTGCTTCCAAACTTAAAGCCGAAGTAAACATTGTCTCTGTAGTCGGAGGGGATTTTCCAGGATCTTATTTAGATATGATGGTTCAAAATAACATCGGAATCGAGGGAATTAAAGTGATCGAAGAAGGGAAAACCTTTTTCTGGGCTGGGAAATATCATATAGATATGAACAACCGGGATACTTTGATTACTGAGTTAAATGTTCTCGAAAATTTTGATCCTGTTATTCCGGAAGAGCAAAAAAAATCGGAAATTGTTATGTTAGGTAATCTTCATCCGGCGGTTCAATTATCAGTAATTGAGCAAATGGAGGAAAAGCCTAAGCTGACTATTCTGGATACTATGGATTTCTGGATGAACAGTACCTGGGACTTACTAATGGAAGTAATAGCTAAAGTTGATGTTATTACCATCAATGATGCAGAAGCCCGTCAGTTGTCAGGAGAATTTAGCCTGGTTAAAGCAGCTCAGAAAATTCAGGAAATGGGGCCTAAAGTTGTAGTTATTAAAAAAGGGGAACATGGCGCATTGTTATTTAATGAACGTAAAATATTTTTTGCCCCTGCTTTGCCTCTGGAAGATGTTTTTGATCCTACAGGTGCCGGAGATACCTTTGCGGGAGGTTTTGCCGGATATCTGGCAGAAACCGGTGACTTATCTTTCGAAAATATGAAAAAAGCAATTATCGTGGGAAGTGCCTTAGCTTCGTTCTCTGTTGAAAAATTTGGTACTGAAAAATTACAAGAGTTACAATCAAAAGAATTTGAAATTCGTTTAAATGAATTTAAAAATTTAACAGAATATAGTTACGATATTTAA
- a CDS encoding DUF3078 domain-containing protein, giving the protein MLKKLLLLLLALSVSGLSKAQENEVNTSVKDSVLIPKKENHWKISGDHSLTINQNSFSNWIAGGTNSFGGAARINYSFDYKNGKHISKNKITVGYGQINNKGDKMKKTDDILLLESMYGYSISKNWYASVAMSMKTQMFNGYDYSAHPDYTSKDRISSFMSPGYLTLGVGFEYKPEGKFQFSVLPLTSKNTFVLDEKLQKKGNYGLRHDGDYMFMELGAMVTAKYKTEVVKNITWDNSLSLFSNYLRHAERVDITFGSVIDMKVNNHISTKLTFDLIYDHDQIRKTQTRQTFGVGVSYKFKTNE; this is encoded by the coding sequence ATGCTAAAAAAACTTTTATTGCTTTTGTTGGCTTTGTCTGTTTCTGGACTTAGTAAAGCGCAGGAAAATGAGGTAAACACATCCGTAAAAGATTCAGTGCTTATTCCAAAAAAAGAAAATCATTGGAAAATAAGTGGAGATCATTCACTGACTATCAATCAGAATTCATTTTCAAATTGGATTGCCGGAGGAACCAATTCATTTGGAGGAGCCGCAAGAATTAATTATTCCTTTGATTATAAAAATGGCAAACATATTTCAAAGAATAAAATCACTGTTGGATACGGACAAATAAATAACAAAGGTGATAAAATGAAAAAAACAGATGATATATTGCTACTGGAATCCATGTATGGCTATTCCATTTCAAAAAATTGGTATGCCAGTGTAGCAATGTCTATGAAAACTCAGATGTTTAATGGTTACGATTATTCCGCGCATCCGGATTATACTTCAAAAGATCGAATATCATCATTTATGTCACCCGGCTATCTAACCTTAGGAGTTGGTTTTGAATATAAGCCTGAAGGCAAATTTCAATTTTCAGTTTTACCCCTGACTTCTAAAAATACTTTTGTACTGGATGAAAAGCTTCAGAAAAAAGGAAATTACGGTTTAAGACACGACGGGGATTATATGTTTATGGAATTAGGTGCCATGGTCACTGCAAAATACAAAACTGAAGTAGTGAAAAATATTACTTGGGATAATTCATTATCTTTATTTTCCAATTATTTAAGACATGCAGAACGGGTGGATATAACATTTGGAAGTGTTATAGATATGAAAGTAAACAATCATATCTCAACAAAACTTACCTTTGATTTGATTTATGATCATGATCAAATAAGAAAAACACAAACGCGTCAGACATTTGGAGTAGGTGTTTCGTACAAATTCAAAACAAACGAATAG